A single window of Engraulis encrasicolus isolate BLACKSEA-1 chromosome 20, IST_EnEncr_1.0, whole genome shotgun sequence DNA harbors:
- the irx4b gene encoding iroquois-class homeodomain protein IRX-4b has product MSYSQFGYSYTTAPQLLMATNSLSTYCEANSRSLMEPSLATSPQSSLYCPVYESRLLASARHDLNPATAIGVYGSPYSKTQTYGTYTSYGSDATSLYSLGKLDRKEATTTAQPGVAQSAYYPYDHTFTQYSKPLYRYGSVDVATRRKNATRETTSTLKAWLQEHKKNPYPTKGEKIMLAIITRMTLTQVSTWFANARRRLKKENKMTWSPRTKNSDDKGCDDDSDDAEEEQQPDKMKSGKEINESTDLAQSDMEDFDLTESDGSECEVKRQFHVMSHSQGRSSGRTEEGPAGASLPETFGGHEGFHKECARSLAPDSETDKLFYPQDQQRSGPKPKIWSLAQTAISLNQTEYSSCMHRGQPTNPPSPAPVLGVPDRPQDSPVATLRNWVDGVFHDPLFRQSTLNQTASDSVLWSGAGLPQDSSLGNVTATQLS; this is encoded by the exons ATGTCCTATTCGCAGTTTGGATACTCGTACACAACTGCACCGCAG CTGCTGATGGCCACCAATTCTCTTAGCACCTACTGCGAGGCCAACAGCAGATCCCTGATGGAGCCCAGCCTGGCCACCTCGCCGCAGAGCTCGCTCTACTGTCCCGTGTACGAGAGCAGGCTTCTGGCCTCGGCTAGGCACGACTTGAACCCGGCCACCGCCATTGGGGTTTACGGGAGCCCATACTCCAAGACCCAAACTTACGGGACATACACCTCTTACGGAAGCGACGCAACTTCTCTGTATTCGCTG GGGAAATTGGATAGAAAGGAAGCAACAACAACTGCACAACCAGGAGTGGCACAAAGTGCATATTACCCATACGACCACACGTTCACTCAGTA CTCCAAACCTCTGTACAGATATGGGTCTGTTGATGTGGCCACAAGGAGGAAGAATGCCACCCGGGAGACGACCAGCACCCTGAAAGCCTGGCTGCAAGAGCATAAGAAAAACCCCTACCCCACCAAGGGCGAGAAGATCATGCTCGCCATCATCACGAGAATGACCCTCACTCAGGTGTCCACCTGGTTCGCCAACGCGCGCCGGCGACTCAAGAAGGAGAACAAAATGACCTGGTCACCTCGGACCAAGAATTCGGACGACAAGGGCTGTGATGACGACAGCGACGACGCAGAGGAGGAACAGCAGCCGGACAAAATGAAATCCGGGAAGGAAATAAACG AGAGCACAGATCTTGCGCAAAGCGATATGGAGGATTTTGATCTCACCGAGTCGGATGGTTCCGAGTGCGAGGTCAAGCGGCAGTTCCACGTGATGTCGCACTCACAGGGACGTTCTAGTGGCCGTACCGAAGAGGGCCCTGCGGGTGCGTCCTTGCCAGAAACCTTCGGAGGACACGAGGGCTTTCATAAAGAATGTGCAAGATCACTCGCACCGGACAGCGAGACTGACAAGTTGTTTTACCCACAAGATCAGCAAAGATCAGGGCCCAAGCCTAAAATCTGGTCCCTGGCACAGACAGCCATTTCCTTGAACCAAACAGAGTATTCGTCTTGTATGCACAGAGGCCAGCCGACCAACCCACCATCTCCAGCCCCTGTCCTGGGTGTGCCGGACAGACCACAGGACTCGCCCGTCGCCACTCTCAGGAACTGGGTCGATGGGGTTTTTCACGACCCCTTGTTTCGACAGAGCACTTTGAATCAGACTGCATCAGACTCTGTGCTGTGGAGCGGGGCAGGCCTACCCCAGGACAGTTCACTTGGAAATGTTACGGCTACACAGCTAAGTTGA